A single genomic interval of Metasolibacillus fluoroglycofenilyticus harbors:
- a CDS encoding MATE family efflux transporter, translating into MAKKSKELGLFQLTWPLFLELFLFMLMGLADTLMLSAVSDEAVAGVGAANQYIQIAILILGVVGSGASIVVSQYLGSKRLKEASKISALSVSLNLCVGIVMSILFILFSNNIMTMMNLQGNVLIFAQSYLAIVGGFIFLQALINSLSAIIRVNGWTKQTMYVSLGMNVIHLILNYILIFGKFGAPAMGVEGAAISSVISRALAVIVFFWLLYQALEVRVKLQYYYTFSKDYIKKILQIGIPSALEQVLYQTAQIVFLYYVTYIGAASLAARQYVVNISMFTYLFAMAIGMGTAILIGRHVGAGEQNIAYKRGWFSVKTALIFTLVMVAAVTIFREQLVGLFTKNPEIIAIGSSVLLLSILLETGRTINITIINALRASGDARFPVKIGFISMICMSLPLGYLFVFVLDMGLVGVWLAISADEWLRAILVLLRWKSRKWERYAIVTAKA; encoded by the coding sequence ATGGCTAAAAAAAGCAAGGAGCTTGGTCTATTTCAATTAACTTGGCCACTCTTTTTAGAGCTATTTTTATTTATGCTAATGGGGCTTGCAGATACGTTGATGCTTAGTGCAGTTTCCGATGAGGCTGTTGCTGGGGTAGGAGCGGCCAATCAATATATCCAAATTGCCATTTTAATATTAGGTGTCGTTGGTTCAGGCGCATCAATTGTCGTTTCACAATATTTAGGCTCGAAGCGCTTGAAGGAAGCGTCTAAAATTTCAGCATTGTCTGTTTCACTTAATCTTTGTGTCGGCATTGTAATGAGTATTCTCTTCATTTTATTCTCAAATAATATTATGACGATGATGAATTTACAAGGTAACGTACTGATATTTGCACAAAGTTATCTAGCTATTGTTGGGGGCTTTATTTTCTTACAGGCTTTAATTAATTCGCTCTCAGCTATTATTCGTGTTAATGGCTGGACAAAGCAAACGATGTACGTCTCGCTCGGGATGAATGTTATACACTTAATTTTGAACTATATTTTGATTTTCGGGAAATTCGGTGCACCTGCAATGGGTGTAGAAGGGGCCGCTATTTCCTCAGTGATTAGCCGCGCACTTGCTGTCATCGTATTTTTCTGGCTGCTCTATCAAGCGCTTGAGGTCCGTGTGAAATTACAATATTACTATACTTTCTCTAAAGACTATATTAAGAAGATTTTACAAATCGGTATTCCTTCAGCTTTGGAGCAAGTATTATATCAAACAGCGCAAATCGTCTTTTTATATTATGTTACGTATATAGGAGCAGCCTCTCTTGCTGCACGTCAATACGTCGTCAATATTTCGATGTTTACCTATTTATTTGCCATGGCTATCGGAATGGGAACTGCCATTTTAATAGGTCGTCATGTTGGGGCTGGAGAGCAAAACATCGCCTATAAGCGCGGCTGGTTTAGCGTGAAAACAGCTTTAATATTTACGCTTGTAATGGTTGCGGCCGTCACAATTTTCCGTGAGCAACTTGTTGGACTATTTACTAAAAACCCAGAGATTATAGCAATTGGTTCATCTGTATTACTTTTAAGCATTTTGCTAGAAACAGGGCGGACGATTAATATTACAATTATTAACGCATTGCGTGCTTCAGGCGACGCACGCTTCCCCGTAAAAATTGGCTTTATTTCGATGATTTGCATGAGCCTACCACTTGGCTATTTATTCGTCTTCGTATTGGATATGGGACTTGTCGGCGTCTGGCTAGCAATCTCCGCAGACGAATGGCTACGCGCAATACTTGTACTACTGCGTTGGAAAAGCCGTAAATGGGAGCGCTACGCCATCGTCACAGCAAAAGCATAG
- a CDS encoding DNA topoisomerase III, which translates to MAKSVVLAEKPSVARDIANVLKCHKKGNGFIEGDKYIVTWALGHLVTLADPESYDVKYKTWNLEDLPMLPERLKLTVIKQSGKQFNAVKAQLSRSDVNEVIIATDAGREGELVARWILAKAKINKPVKRLWISSVTDKAIKEGFANLKPGKQYEHLYHAAIARSEADWYLGLNATRALTAKHNAQLNCGRVQTPTLAMIAAREDEIKNFKAQTYYGIEAQTDSIKLTWQDANGNSRSFNKEKVDTIIKQLGRQDAKIMNVERRAKKSFAPALYDLTELQRDANKFYGYSAKETLNIMQKLYESHKVLTYPRTDSRYLSSDIVATLPERLKACAVGDYRMIANRLATKPIKATKAFVDDSKVSDHHAIIPTEAYVNLSAFSDKERKIYDLVVKRFLAVLLPAHEYEQLTVQAEIAGEKFIAKGKTVLSSGWKEVYENRFEDEDAHEDVKEQLLPRLDKGDILKTRLIAGTSGQTKPPARFTEATLLSAMENPAKYLEKEDKRLADTLKSTGGLGTVATRADIIEKLFNSFMIEKRGGKDIFITSKGRQLLDLAPEELRSPATTAEWEQKLELIAKGKLQKDVFINEMKEHTKEIVADIKNSDKKYKHDNISTKTCPDCGKPMLEVNGKKGKMLVCQDRECGHRKNVSRTTNARCPQCKKKLELRGEGEGQIFVCKCGYREKLSAFEARRKKEGTGKVDKRAVQKYMKQQDKEAEPLNNAFAALLKDFDVKK; encoded by the coding sequence ATGGCAAAAAGTGTAGTGTTAGCAGAAAAACCTTCAGTCGCACGCGATATTGCGAATGTGCTGAAGTGTCATAAAAAGGGTAATGGATTTATAGAAGGAGATAAATATATTGTGACATGGGCTTTAGGGCATTTAGTAACATTAGCAGACCCAGAAAGCTACGATGTGAAATATAAAACATGGAATTTAGAGGATTTACCAATGCTACCAGAGCGTTTGAAGTTAACGGTTATTAAGCAGTCTGGTAAGCAATTTAATGCAGTGAAGGCACAGTTAAGCCGCAGTGATGTGAATGAAGTTATTATTGCGACGGATGCTGGACGTGAAGGGGAGCTCGTCGCACGCTGGATATTAGCGAAAGCAAAAATTAATAAGCCAGTAAAGCGCTTATGGATTTCCTCTGTGACAGATAAAGCAATTAAAGAGGGCTTTGCCAATTTAAAGCCAGGCAAGCAGTATGAGCATTTATATCACGCGGCAATTGCGCGCTCAGAGGCAGACTGGTATCTAGGTTTAAATGCAACACGAGCGTTAACAGCAAAGCATAATGCCCAGCTTAACTGTGGGCGTGTACAAACACCTACTTTGGCAATGATTGCTGCGCGTGAAGATGAAATAAAAAATTTTAAAGCACAAACTTATTATGGCATTGAGGCGCAAACGGATTCAATCAAATTGACATGGCAGGATGCTAATGGCAATAGCCGTAGCTTTAATAAGGAAAAAGTCGATACGATTATTAAGCAGCTTGGTCGCCAAGATGCAAAAATTATGAATGTTGAGCGTAGAGCGAAGAAATCCTTCGCACCAGCTTTATATGATTTAACAGAGCTGCAGCGTGATGCCAACAAGTTTTATGGCTACTCTGCGAAGGAAACATTAAATATTATGCAAAAACTCTATGAATCACATAAAGTGCTCACATATCCACGTACAGATTCACGCTATTTATCATCGGATATTGTGGCTACATTGCCGGAGCGCTTAAAGGCGTGTGCAGTGGGAGATTATCGCATGATAGCGAACAGACTTGCAACAAAACCAATTAAAGCGACGAAGGCCTTTGTCGATGATAGCAAAGTAAGCGACCACCATGCGATTATTCCAACAGAGGCATATGTAAATTTATCGGCGTTTTCTGATAAGGAGCGTAAAATTTATGATTTAGTTGTAAAGCGCTTCTTAGCAGTGCTACTGCCAGCCCATGAATACGAGCAATTAACGGTACAGGCTGAAATTGCCGGAGAGAAGTTTATTGCGAAGGGTAAAACAGTGCTTAGTTCAGGCTGGAAGGAAGTATATGAGAATCGATTTGAAGATGAGGACGCTCATGAGGATGTTAAGGAGCAGCTTTTACCTCGACTTGATAAAGGGGATATTTTAAAAACACGCTTAATTGCTGGGACATCTGGTCAAACAAAGCCACCAGCTCGCTTTACAGAGGCAACGCTTTTATCAGCGATGGAAAACCCAGCAAAATATTTAGAAAAAGAAGACAAGCGCTTAGCGGATACATTAAAATCAACAGGTGGGCTTGGTACTGTAGCAACGCGTGCGGATATTATCGAAAAGCTTTTTAACTCATTTATGATTGAAAAGCGCGGTGGCAAGGATATTTTTATTACTTCAAAAGGTCGTCAGTTACTCGATTTAGCACCGGAGGAGCTGCGTTCACCCGCGACAACTGCCGAGTGGGAACAGAAGCTTGAATTAATTGCTAAAGGCAAGCTACAAAAGGATGTCTTTATTAATGAAATGAAGGAGCATACGAAGGAAATTGTAGCAGATATTAAAAATAGCGATAAAAAATATAAGCATGATAATATTTCAACAAAAACATGCCCAGACTGCGGAAAGCCAATGCTTGAGGTTAATGGTAAAAAGGGTAAAATGCTTGTCTGTCAAGACCGTGAGTGTGGCCATCGTAAAAATGTTTCACGCACGACAAATGCACGTTGCCCACAATGCAAGAAGAAACTTGAGTTACGTGGTGAGGGAGAGGGTCAAATTTTCGTATGTAAATGTGGTTATCGTGAAAAGCTATCTGCATTTGAAGCGCGCCGCAAAAAAGAAGGCACAGGCAAAGTCGATAAGCGTGCTGTTCAAAAATATATGAAGCAGCAGGATAAAGAAGCAGAGCCATTAAATAACGCATTTGCAGCATTATTGAAGGATTTTGATGTGAAAAAGTGA